A region from the Oncorhynchus keta strain PuntledgeMale-10-30-2019 chromosome 5, Oket_V2, whole genome shotgun sequence genome encodes:
- the LOC118383427 gene encoding uncharacterized protein LOC118383427 isoform X1, translating to MSRKPTAAYLKRKEKNEESLKSSGTAFIGQVIKFWNSSLWVGVDRIEYYVEKLLHSIFFLGHIHDVRLLPNDFFESQAVKDELETRFQMAFHNYMSPPRQTPFSILLTLAVRICGHENEDKIQENLLSFLEALKLPPKIKGESNYTNYYTLEATVIAVCYNETPGVLRPVKYYGASLSCRGERARRIMINQSCLNVWHNYVSYAVLAFRHEQRNGIIFPGTVKCRAFYRNHKTNCYEARRPCKNCGDLFSLSNPDTVRKDFPYGNCAETECLSKLISKDREVRSNMILGINYTRENLRGLREKAKTALGQSLMA from the exons ATGAGCAG GAAACCAACAGCTGCATATCTGAAACGGAAGGAAAAAAATGAAGAAAGCTTAAAGTCATCAGGAACAGCATTTATTGGACAGGTTATAAAGTTTTGGAATAGTTCCCTGTGGGTGGGAGTTGACAGAATAGAATATTACGTGGAAAAG TTGCTTCACAGCATCTTTTTCTTAGGTCACATTCATGATGTCCGTCTTCTTCCAAATGACTTCTTTGAGTCTCAAGCGGTGAAGGACGAATTAGAAACAAGATTTCAAATGGCATTCCACAATTACATGTCTCCACCCCGTCAGACTCCATTTTCCATTCTTCTGACTTTG GCTGTCAGGATTTGTGGTCATGAGAACGAAGATAAAATACAAGAAAATCTTCTAAGTTTCCTGGAAGCATTGAAATTGCCCCCCAAAATAAAAGGCGAGAGTAACTACACCAACTACTACACTCTGGAGGCTACTGTCATAGCTGTGTGCTACAACGAAACCCCTGGAGTCCTCAGACCAGTGAAGTACTATGGAGCATCCCTGTCctgcagaggggagagagcaagGAGAATTATGATCAATCAGTCATGTCTAAACGTGTGGCATAACTATGTGTCTTATGCAGTGTTGGCATTCAGACATGAACAGAGAAACGGTATCATCTTCCCTGGCACCGTAAAATGCAGAGCATTCTACAGGAATCACAAGACCAATTGTTATGAAGCCCGAAGGCCGTGCAAGAACTGTGGggatcttttctctctctcaaaccctGATACGGTCAGAAAGGACTTTCCCTACGGAAACTGTGCCGAAACGGAGTGCCTGAGTAAACTTATTTCCAAAGATAGGGAAGTCCGGAGCAACATGATTTTGGGAATCAACTACACAAGGGAAAACCTGAGAGGTCTTAGagaaaaagcaaaaacagctttGGGACAGAGTCTTATGGCATAG
- the LOC118383427 gene encoding uncharacterized protein LOC118383427 isoform X2: MSRKPTAAYLKRKEKNEESLKSSGTAFIGQLLHSIFFLGHIHDVRLLPNDFFESQAVKDELETRFQMAFHNYMSPPRQTPFSILLTLAVRICGHENEDKIQENLLSFLEALKLPPKIKGESNYTNYYTLEATVIAVCYNETPGVLRPVKYYGASLSCRGERARRIMINQSCLNVWHNYVSYAVLAFRHEQRNGIIFPGTVKCRAFYRNHKTNCYEARRPCKNCGDLFSLSNPDTVRKDFPYGNCAETECLSKLISKDREVRSNMILGINYTRENLRGLREKAKTALGQSLMA; this comes from the exons ATGAGCAG GAAACCAACAGCTGCATATCTGAAACGGAAGGAAAAAAATGAAGAAAGCTTAAAGTCATCAGGAACAGCATTTATTGGACAG TTGCTTCACAGCATCTTTTTCTTAGGTCACATTCATGATGTCCGTCTTCTTCCAAATGACTTCTTTGAGTCTCAAGCGGTGAAGGACGAATTAGAAACAAGATTTCAAATGGCATTCCACAATTACATGTCTCCACCCCGTCAGACTCCATTTTCCATTCTTCTGACTTTG GCTGTCAGGATTTGTGGTCATGAGAACGAAGATAAAATACAAGAAAATCTTCTAAGTTTCCTGGAAGCATTGAAATTGCCCCCCAAAATAAAAGGCGAGAGTAACTACACCAACTACTACACTCTGGAGGCTACTGTCATAGCTGTGTGCTACAACGAAACCCCTGGAGTCCTCAGACCAGTGAAGTACTATGGAGCATCCCTGTCctgcagaggggagagagcaagGAGAATTATGATCAATCAGTCATGTCTAAACGTGTGGCATAACTATGTGTCTTATGCAGTGTTGGCATTCAGACATGAACAGAGAAACGGTATCATCTTCCCTGGCACCGTAAAATGCAGAGCATTCTACAGGAATCACAAGACCAATTGTTATGAAGCCCGAAGGCCGTGCAAGAACTGTGGggatcttttctctctctcaaaccctGATACGGTCAGAAAGGACTTTCCCTACGGAAACTGTGCCGAAACGGAGTGCCTGAGTAAACTTATTTCCAAAGATAGGGAAGTCCGGAGCAACATGATTTTGGGAATCAACTACACAAGGGAAAACCTGAGAGGTCTTAGagaaaaagcaaaaacagctttGGGACAGAGTCTTATGGCATAG
- the LOC127930146 gene encoding uncharacterized protein LOC127930146 isoform X1: MGLKKIKTEFLRCEREKEDAVEFLGQIKKIVSENRDNKIPLAKPKSSKLRIGGLEDTVHAGDGEQLEVWKDCYLPKRMEMVVIGALDDFRCSAAGWQLVLLLCEDGNVYAYEFEVLHLVARSLEDLFKSGAEFPGLEKHRFGECFEELTEEEMKKEMQCVEIKKINDEHIQFRRSLEIEILRNLKAISQSEPTFQPNKVVSQVGPNIQGLQRKDNKGSRTTSMAQTQEDYNPHKRITKRNPAPSRTRMPCSKTY; this comes from the exons ATGGG GTTAAAGAAGATAAAGACTGAGTTTCTTCGCTGTGAGAGGGAAAAAGAAG ATGCTGTCGAATTCCTCGGCCAAATCAAAAAGATTGTGTCGGAAAATCGCGACAACAAGATACCTCTTGCAAAGCCGAAAAGTTCCAAGTTGAGAATCGGGGGTCTGGAGGACACTGTTCACGCTGGAGATGGTGAACAGTTAGAAGTTTGGAAAGACTGCTACCTTCCAAAGAGAATGGAGATGGTGGTCATTGGTGCCCTGGATGACTTCCGCTGTTCGGCAGCAGGATGGCAGCTGGTCCTCCTGTTATGTGAAGATGGCAATGTCTACGCCTACGAGTTTGAAGTTCTACACCTTGTTGCCAGAAGCTTGGAGGATCTCTTTAAATCTGGAGCAGAGTTCCCAGGACTGGAGAAACACAGATTTGGAGAATGCTTTGAGGAATTG ACTGAGGAAGAGATGAAGAAAGAGATGCAATGTGTTGAAATAAAGAAAATCAATGACGAGCATATTCAGTTCCGAAGAAGTTTGGAGATTGAGATACTGAGGAATCTCAAAGCAATCAGTCAATCTGAG CCAACCTTTCAACCCAACAAAGTGGTTAGCCAAGTCGGACCGAATATTCAAGGCCTTCAAAGGAAGGACAACAAAGGAAGCAGGACAacttcaatggctcagacacaagaggatTACAATCCTCACAAGaggattacaaaaagaaatccagccccgtcgcggaccaggatgccTTGCTCCAAGACATACTAA
- the LOC127930146 gene encoding uncharacterized protein LOC127930146 isoform X2, which produces MKISHYIDAVEFLGQIKKIVSENRDNKIPLAKPKSSKLRIGGLEDTVHAGDGEQLEVWKDCYLPKRMEMVVIGALDDFRCSAAGWQLVLLLCEDGNVYAYEFEVLHLVARSLEDLFKSGAEFPGLEKHRFGECFEELTEEEMKKEMQCVEIKKINDEHIQFRRSLEIEILRNLKAISQSEPTFQPNKVVSQVGPNIQGLQRKDNKGSRTTSMAQTQEDYNPHKRITKRNPAPSRTRMPCSKTY; this is translated from the exons ATGAAGATATCTCATTATATAG ATGCTGTCGAATTCCTCGGCCAAATCAAAAAGATTGTGTCGGAAAATCGCGACAACAAGATACCTCTTGCAAAGCCGAAAAGTTCCAAGTTGAGAATCGGGGGTCTGGAGGACACTGTTCACGCTGGAGATGGTGAACAGTTAGAAGTTTGGAAAGACTGCTACCTTCCAAAGAGAATGGAGATGGTGGTCATTGGTGCCCTGGATGACTTCCGCTGTTCGGCAGCAGGATGGCAGCTGGTCCTCCTGTTATGTGAAGATGGCAATGTCTACGCCTACGAGTTTGAAGTTCTACACCTTGTTGCCAGAAGCTTGGAGGATCTCTTTAAATCTGGAGCAGAGTTCCCAGGACTGGAGAAACACAGATTTGGAGAATGCTTTGAGGAATTG ACTGAGGAAGAGATGAAGAAAGAGATGCAATGTGTTGAAATAAAGAAAATCAATGACGAGCATATTCAGTTCCGAAGAAGTTTGGAGATTGAGATACTGAGGAATCTCAAAGCAATCAGTCAATCTGAG CCAACCTTTCAACCCAACAAAGTGGTTAGCCAAGTCGGACCGAATATTCAAGGCCTTCAAAGGAAGGACAACAAAGGAAGCAGGACAacttcaatggctcagacacaagaggatTACAATCCTCACAAGaggattacaaaaagaaatccagccccgtcgcggaccaggatgccTTGCTCCAAGACATACTAA